From a region of the Candidatus Latescibacter sp. genome:
- a CDS encoding Smr/MutS family protein: protein MNDSERELFLKALDNLPQDIQSAKYGSDPGAEKPTRPRAVHDLTVDLHGYTKDRALARVRSVLSRAKGKRLRILIITGRGNNSEGGVGILRKAVEDFLQKAGAPFVREYGPAAPEFGGDGAFDILTK, encoded by the coding sequence ATGAATGACAGTGAGCGCGAGCTTTTCCTGAAAGCGCTGGATAATTTACCGCAGGACATCCAGAGCGCGAAATACGGATCCGATCCGGGTGCGGAGAAACCGACCCGGCCGCGAGCGGTTCATGATCTCACGGTGGATCTCCACGGCTACACCAAAGACCGGGCGCTCGCCCGAGTGAGGAGTGTTTTGAGCAGGGCGAAAGGAAAGCGTCTCCGTATTCTGATTATCACCGGCCGTGGGAATAACTCTGAGGGGGGAGTGGGAATACTGAGGAAAGCGGTTGAGGATTTTTTACAAAAAGCGGGCGCCCCGTTTGTACGGGAATACGGTCCGGCTGCCCCTGAATTCGGCGGCGACGGGGCATTTGACATACTAACAAAATAA
- a CDS encoding oligosaccharide flippase family protein, translated as MFQHLKRLFKHSVVYGLAETVSRGTGFVLVFIYTHVFTQEEMGVRTALYSAAAFLGLFYTLGLDNAFLRYFMDKEYEKKRDEVLSTAFTFTMLIGLIFLLSAFFFNGFISQVITKSDSYRYLIRLLFLTMIFDTVVVYPTLVLRAENRLLYYSVISFVRFVLFIALNILFVVIMGRGLDGVFEANLIVVAVIAVLLIPVYRTYLGRYVSISTLKQMLAFGVPTIFTLLAMRIVDNSDRFLILYLLGDQGMRELGGYGVAYALGMAGIMVFVNSFRLAWQPFFLSVKDDRDAQKMFARVATYYAMFIGVVFLAITLFRNELFSLYAPPDRYPVYLAGLLPFVAFAYVIDGFYLIMLAGIFIREKTRYLPAATAVGALLNIGLNFLMIPMFGVFGAAYTTIVAYISMAAVLYFLSRRVYPVEYEFGRLSAVFLLTVIIALIPEFIKLEGHAASIIFRGLLLLAPPVVYLTSGFLRPEEHRILMRLGKPELPEVRDE; from the coding sequence TTGTTTCAGCACCTGAAGCGTCTGTTCAAACACTCGGTGGTCTATGGGTTGGCGGAGACGGTATCACGGGGAACCGGATTCGTCCTGGTCTTCATTTACACCCATGTGTTCACCCAGGAAGAAATGGGAGTGCGAACTGCCCTGTACAGCGCCGCCGCCTTTCTCGGGCTGTTCTATACCCTTGGGCTGGATAATGCCTTCCTCCGGTATTTCATGGATAAGGAGTACGAAAAAAAGCGGGACGAGGTGCTGAGCACGGCATTCACCTTCACCATGTTGATCGGCCTTATTTTTCTTCTTTCTGCCTTTTTTTTCAATGGCTTCATATCTCAGGTCATCACCAAGAGCGATTCCTACCGCTACCTCATTCGGCTCCTGTTTTTAACAATGATTTTCGATACCGTGGTAGTATATCCTACTCTGGTGTTGCGGGCGGAGAACCGTCTCCTTTACTATTCGGTGATTTCCTTCGTCCGGTTCGTTCTGTTCATCGCTTTAAACATTCTGTTTGTAGTAATCATGGGCCGGGGTCTTGATGGTGTTTTCGAGGCCAACCTGATTGTTGTGGCAGTGATTGCAGTTCTGCTCATACCAGTATACCGCACCTATCTGGGCCGGTATGTGTCCATAAGCACGCTGAAGCAGATGCTTGCTTTCGGAGTTCCCACCATATTCACCCTTCTGGCCATGCGAATTGTGGATAATTCCGATCGATTCCTCATCCTTTACCTTCTCGGAGACCAGGGAATGCGGGAGCTGGGAGGGTACGGGGTAGCGTACGCTCTGGGAATGGCGGGCATCATGGTTTTTGTGAACTCTTTCCGGCTGGCATGGCAGCCGTTCTTCCTCTCGGTGAAGGATGACAGGGACGCTCAGAAAATGTTTGCACGGGTGGCGACCTACTATGCGATGTTCATCGGTGTTGTTTTTCTGGCTATCACCCTGTTCCGAAACGAGTTATTCAGCCTGTACGCCCCGCCGGACAGGTATCCTGTTTATCTGGCAGGTTTACTTCCGTTTGTCGCTTTTGCTTATGTCATTGACGGTTTTTACCTCATCATGCTGGCGGGAATTTTTATCCGTGAGAAAACCAGGTATCTTCCGGCAGCGACAGCGGTGGGCGCACTTCTTAACATCGGATTGAACTTTCTCATGATTCCGATGTTTGGAGTATTTGGAGCGGCATATACTACCATCGTGGCATATATCTCCATGGCGGCAGTGCTTTATTTCCTCTCCCGGAGGGTGTATCCGGTCGAGTATGAATTCGGAAGGCTGAGCGCTGTATTTCTGCTCACAGTGATCATAGCGCTTATCCCGGAATTCATTAAACTGGAAGGACATGCGGCAAGTATTATTTTCCGGGGGTTACTCCTCCTGGCACCTCCGGTGGTCTATCTTACCAGCGGATTCCTTCGTCCTGAAGAGCACAGAATTTTAATGAGGCTGGGAAAACCCGAATTGCCTGAGGTCCGTGATGAATGA